The following coding sequences are from one Methanococcoides orientis window:
- a CDS encoding YkgJ family cysteine cluster protein: MFSNYRQSLIKGLQEELEAAGSILIEDIASQIREIGFSCRMCGSCCKRSGGDNRVFLTSADREMLEGCSTCPKDAAIPMLPDGMDMYSSSSVREHLHEFELDSKGRLNTFGWMLKRKESGDCLFLGNDGGVSGEDDLCNDDFCEGNVHNRCSIYANRSMLCRTYPFYINNGELNTSECEGLGDDISYEDSIILARDLVERYVTEIKDTTLLYENFEEIHTSPGSLDIFNNILSGGDLSFVVHDCTGMSIFSLKLYE, from the coding sequence ATGTTCTCTAATTACCGGCAGTCTTTGATCAAAGGCCTTCAGGAAGAGCTTGAAGCTGCCGGCTCTATTTTAATTGAAGATATTGCATCACAGATACGTGAGATCGGTTTCTCATGTCGGATGTGTGGAAGCTGTTGTAAAAGATCAGGCGGTGACAACCGTGTTTTTCTTACATCTGCGGATAGGGAAATGCTGGAAGGGTGTTCGACATGTCCTAAAGATGCTGCTATTCCAATGCTTCCGGATGGGATGGATATGTACTCTTCATCTTCCGTTCGTGAACATCTTCATGAGTTCGAGCTCGATTCGAAAGGACGGCTGAACACTTTTGGCTGGATGCTTAAAAGGAAGGAGTCGGGAGACTGTCTTTTTCTTGGAAATGATGGGGGGGTCAGTGGTGAAGATGACCTGTGCAATGATGACTTTTGCGAAGGTAACGTTCACAACCGATGCAGTATTTATGCTAACAGGTCGATGCTTTGCAGGACCTATCCTTTCTATATCAACAATGGGGAGTTAAATACCTCTGAGTGTGAGGGATTGGGAGATGATATCTCTTATGAGGATTCCATTATTCTTGCAAGGGATCTGGTCGAGAGGTATGTTACAGAAATAAAAGATACGACCCTTCTCTATGAAAATTTTGAGGAAATACATACCTCTCCTGGCTCGCTTGATATTTTCAATAATATCCTTTCAGGTGGGGATCTCAGCTTTGTTGTTCATGATTGTACTGGAATGTCCATCTTTTCACTTAAATTATATGAGTGA
- a CDS encoding DHH family phosphoesterase, with product MDAPVKKWLNPTYLILGSGSIGFAVAKELRELDKDLIIIDRDTQKVETLREEAYEAFAGDISDPDIFQHVNPKELSGILVLSSDNDANKKALENIASLELDDTYCVARASDVISMQEMDGLGADLVVMPSRLVARSVARSLGRAESLRRGNKLSQWFKGISGKDLAIVVHDNPDPDAIASALALQKIADSFDVRSSILYHGEIGHQENKAFVNLLGIDLNRMEEHNISEFDDIAMVDCAVPGANNMLSSGTHLGIVLDHHPLGEIEIDADFVDIRPNVGASATILTKYLQELNIEIESELATALLYGIRTDTLDFRRNTDSADLSAAAFLYPLADHEILDQLERPSMSLETLDILGEAIINRQVIGSYLLTNVGVVRDRDTLPQASDYLLNLEGVSTSIVFGVSEDRIFLSGRSNDIRVNLGEVLRKAFGEEAAGGHSNAAGAQIPLGVFSDIKDRQTLLRLVNEAVVKKFLNAIGVDETVE from the coding sequence ATGGATGCCCCGGTCAAGAAATGGTTGAATCCAACATATCTGATACTTGGAAGTGGAAGTATCGGTTTTGCTGTTGCAAAGGAGCTTCGTGAGCTCGATAAAGACCTTATAATTATTGACAGGGACACACAAAAGGTAGAAACACTGCGTGAAGAGGCATATGAGGCCTTCGCAGGTGATATTTCAGATCCTGATATTTTTCAGCATGTAAATCCAAAGGAACTTTCCGGAATACTTGTTCTGAGTTCTGATAATGATGCCAATAAAAAGGCACTTGAAAACATAGCCAGTCTGGAACTGGATGATACTTACTGCGTTGCCAGGGCATCTGATGTCATAAGTATGCAGGAGATGGACGGACTTGGTGCAGATCTTGTTGTAATGCCTTCAAGACTGGTTGCAAGATCGGTCGCAAGGTCTCTGGGTCGTGCAGAATCCCTGCGCCGTGGAAACAAATTGTCCCAGTGGTTCAAAGGAATTTCCGGCAAAGACCTTGCTATTGTAGTTCATGATAATCCTGATCCGGATGCAATTGCCAGTGCTCTTGCACTGCAAAAGATCGCGGATTCATTTGATGTGAGATCATCTATTCTGTACCATGGTGAGATAGGCCATCAGGAGAACAAAGCATTCGTAAACCTCCTTGGTATTGACCTTAACAGGATGGAAGAACACAATATCTCTGAATTTGATGATATTGCAATGGTGGATTGCGCTGTGCCTGGTGCTAATAACATGCTCTCTTCGGGTACGCATCTTGGCATCGTCCTTGACCACCACCCTCTGGGGGAGATTGAGATCGATGCTGATTTTGTGGATATTCGCCCCAACGTAGGAGCATCCGCCACAATACTTACCAAGTATCTCCAGGAGCTTAATATCGAAATTGAAAGTGAGCTTGCAACGGCTCTGCTTTATGGTATCAGGACTGATACACTGGATTTCAGGAGAAACACGGATTCAGCAGACCTGTCTGCAGCAGCATTCCTTTATCCTCTGGCTGACCATGAGATACTGGACCAGCTTGAACGGCCATCCATGTCTCTTGAGACACTTGATATCCTTGGTGAAGCCATTATTAACAGGCAGGTGATCGGCAGTTATCTCCTGACCAATGTTGGTGTAGTTCGTGACCGTGATACACTTCCGCAGGCATCTGATTATCTGCTTAATCTTGAAGGGGTTTCAACATCCATTGTTTTCGGGGTTTCCGAAGACCGGATCTTCCTTTCAGGCAGAAGCAATGATATCAGGGTCAACCTCGGTGAAGTGCTCAGGAAGGCCTTCGGAGAGGAAGCCGCAGGAGGTCATTCAAATGCTGCAGGAGCCCAGATCCCGCTTGGAGTGTTCAGCGATATAAAGGATCGTCAAACACTTCTGAGGCTTGTCAACGAAGCAGTTGTTAAGAAATTCCTCAATGCGATAGGTGTTGACGAGACTGTAGAATAA